From the genome of Scytonema hofmannii PCC 7110, one region includes:
- a CDS encoding helix-turn-helix domain-containing protein produces MKEGRRKKKEGRSLVFRWGRPKALNQAKRQLAVKLYTEGQHTIVEICKLMGYLSPA; encoded by the coding sequence TTGAAAGAAGGAAGAAGAAAGAAGAAAGAAGGAAGAAGTTTGGTTTTCAGATGGGGCAGACCAAAAGCTCTCAACCAAGCCAAGCGGCAGTTAGCGGTAAAGCTTTATACTGAAGGACAACATACCATTGTTGAAATCTGTAAGTTGATGGGCTATCTTTCCCCCGCTTAA
- a CDS encoding homocysteine biosynthesis protein: MRTIAEINDKINRKQAVVLTAEELKVRVQEIGVTKVTKEVDVITTGTFEPMESSGAIINLGHTDPPIKIRRCWLDNVPVYSGFGAVDLYLGASCAVEVMDGEEVRERGGGHVIEDLIAGKHVQVRAQGQVTDCYPRATFETTITRETINQFYLFNPRNLYQNFIVGVNGGDRPLYTYLGPLQPRLSNAVYSNPGAMAPLFNDPDLQLIGIGTRIFLGGGIGYIAWEGTQHFPLQKRLPNRTPIGPAATLALIGDAKQMDSHWVRGCYFKSYGPSLMLGVGIPLPVLNEEVVAKCAIQDKDLVAPVVDFSIPRRVRPTFGLVSYAQLKSGRITIEGKTVRVAPLASLFFSRQVALELKKWIELGEFTLTEPVAQIPMERSFLPQDRWTEF, from the coding sequence ATGCGAACAATTGCGGAAATCAATGACAAAATCAACCGCAAGCAGGCGGTAGTACTGACCGCTGAGGAATTAAAAGTCCGAGTTCAAGAAATTGGTGTAACAAAAGTTACCAAGGAAGTTGATGTCATCACAACTGGTACTTTTGAGCCGATGGAGTCTAGTGGTGCAATTATTAATCTCGGACACACTGACCCACCAATTAAAATTCGTCGCTGCTGGTTAGACAATGTACCCGTCTACTCTGGTTTCGGAGCAGTCGATTTGTACTTAGGTGCAAGTTGTGCAGTGGAAGTGATGGACGGCGAAGAAGTCCGGGAACGTGGCGGGGGTCATGTCATTGAAGACTTGATAGCTGGCAAACACGTACAAGTAAGGGCGCAAGGACAAGTTACAGATTGTTACCCAAGAGCCACTTTTGAAACAACGATTACTCGTGAAACAATAAATCAATTTTATTTATTTAATCCTCGTAATCTATATCAAAATTTTATAGTTGGGGTGAATGGAGGCGATCGCCCGTTGTACACTTACCTTGGTCCGCTACAACCACGTTTGAGCAATGCAGTTTACTCCAACCCAGGTGCCATGGCCCCTTTATTTAACGATCCAGACTTACAACTTATTGGAATTGGTACGCGAATTTTTCTAGGAGGTGGAATTGGTTACATTGCTTGGGAAGGGACTCAGCATTTCCCCTTACAAAAGCGGTTACCAAATCGTACACCCATTGGTCCCGCAGCAACTTTAGCATTAATTGGCGATGCCAAGCAAATGGATAGCCATTGGGTGAGAGGTTGTTACTTCAAAAGCTACGGTCCTTCTTTAATGTTGGGAGTGGGGATACCACTTCCCGTATTAAATGAAGAAGTCGTTGCAAAGTGTGCAATCCAAGACAAAGATCTAGTAGCCCCGGTAGTAGATTTTTCTATTCCTCGACGAGTTCGTCCCACCTTTGGTTTAGTTAGTTATGCTCAACTTAAATCCGGACGCATAACCATTGAAGGAAAAACTGTACGTGTAGCACCCCTTGCAAGTTTATTTTTTTCCCGCCAAGTTGCCCTAGAGTTAAAAAAATGGATTGAATTAGGCGAGTTTACTCTCACAGAACCTGTTGCTCAAATCCCAATGGAGAGGTCTTTTCTGCCGCAAGACCGATGGACAGAGTTTTAA
- a CDS encoding IS4 family transposase gives MIPSFYQIHLKSQFSPTEYLLLTILINVIQSIKKVSLEALATNLPIPILFESRRKKLQRFLSLPFLTIEKIWFPIVTTWLSTYFQSDKMIYVVIDRTAWGCINLFVISVVWDKRAFPVYFELLSKLGSSNLNEQKLLISQVLPIFKDYKICLLGDREFCSVKLASWLREQGISFCLRLKKNEFIEMEHEIWQELNDLGLSPGISFFLQGVKVTKQKGFTNFNVACKWRRKIQGIAPKEGWFIATNLVTLELAIAAYKRRFDIEEMFRDFKSGGYNLEDTKVSNKRLISLILLIAIAYTSATIHGQQIKQKGVQKYVGRVKEYGRIERRHSSFYIGLYGQTWVNFMESCEDLVTELMRLNRNKLKYYQRGLRAMELILSAS, from the coding sequence ATGATACCTTCATTTTACCAAATACACTTAAAAAGTCAATTTAGCCCAACCGAATACTTACTGCTAACAATTTTAATTAATGTTATACAGTCAATTAAAAAAGTTAGTTTAGAAGCGTTAGCAACAAATCTCCCAATCCCTATTTTATTTGAAAGCAGACGAAAAAAATTACAAAGATTTTTATCATTACCATTCTTAACAATTGAAAAAATTTGGTTTCCGATTGTTACCACATGGTTGTCAACATATTTTCAATCTGACAAAATGATTTATGTAGTCATCGATCGCACTGCATGGGGTTGCATTAATTTATTTGTAATTAGTGTAGTTTGGGATAAAAGAGCCTTTCCTGTATATTTTGAACTCCTATCTAAGTTGGGAAGCAGTAATCTTAACGAACAAAAATTGTTAATCTCTCAAGTTTTACCAATTTTTAAGGATTACAAAATTTGTCTCTTGGGAGACAGGGAATTTTGTTCTGTCAAACTAGCAAGTTGGCTCAGAGAGCAAGGCATATCTTTTTGTCTTCGTTTGAAAAAAAACGAATTCATTGAAATGGAACATGAGATTTGGCAAGAGTTAAATGATTTAGGCTTATCACCAGGAATATCTTTCTTTTTACAAGGAGTTAAGGTCACTAAACAAAAAGGATTTACCAATTTTAATGTAGCTTGTAAATGGAGACGGAAAATTCAAGGAATAGCTCCAAAAGAAGGATGGTTTATTGCCACAAATTTAGTCACGCTAGAATTGGCGATCGCTGCCTATAAAAGAAGATTTGATATAGAAGAAATGTTTCGAGACTTTAAGAGCGGGGGTTATAATTTAGAAGATACTAAGGTCTCAAATAAACGCTTAATTTCTCTAATTTTATTAATAGCCATCGCATACACATCTGCCACAATACATGGACAACAAATTAAACAAAAAGGTGTTCAAAAATATGTGGGTCGCGTGAAAGAATACGGGCGGATTGAAAGGCGACACAGCAGTTTTTATATTGGATTATATGGTCAAACATGGGTTAATTTCATGGAATCATGTGAAGATTTAGTCACGGAATTAATGAGATTAAATCGCAATAAATTGAAGTATTATCAACGAGGTCTAAGAGCTATGGAGCTTATCCTATCTGCATCCTAG
- a CDS encoding vanadium-dependent haloperoxidase gives MKDTVIIPWNNIYLEAVRKFGGAPGPIARIGAMMHIAMFDAINALSGNPYKSYLSNLPDTVKGADPAMSAAYAARKVLLQTIDTLINQAATSPGGVPNPFEPHQLNAGFDPKSFLDDWSKRFNMTWEKDDPSQKFGEAVAEAILLEREKDGSEKANDSPAVEFGFTPGDWRETGSGAAVTPQWGKVNPFGGWQTSQINDFLPTTALNVSKFSNYSELLPGRDYAGQIKEVQRLGEAHSSERTREQTEIAFFWANDVNGTSKPPGQLYTITQIVAKQEGTVQSLLETARLFALVSIAMADAAIVAWYVKYLFPQENDENNLIRLWRPETAIREADTDNNPDTTPDRHWQPLSAMTDGTRFSPAFPAYISGHATFGAAHAAMMRLFFARDSISFTATTEDPNALRDENGVKLTRTFTSFTEAARENGRSRVYLGVHYQWDAEGGFESGTKVGEFAFNRLSDSSSGQQRQSR, from the coding sequence ATGAAAGATACTGTCATCATTCCCTGGAACAACATTTACCTAGAAGCTGTACGCAAATTCGGCGGTGCTCCCGGTCCAATTGCCCGGATTGGAGCAATGATGCACATTGCGATGTTTGATGCGATTAATGCTCTTTCTGGCAATCCTTACAAATCCTATCTATCCAATCTACCGGATACAGTCAAAGGCGCAGATCCTGCAATGAGTGCAGCCTATGCCGCACGCAAAGTTTTGCTGCAAACGATTGACACACTTATTAATCAAGCAGCAACGAGTCCAGGCGGAGTGCCTAATCCTTTCGAACCCCATCAACTCAATGCAGGCTTCGATCCCAAGTCATTTTTAGATGATTGGAGTAAACGCTTCAACATGACTTGGGAAAAAGACGATCCTTCACAAAAGTTTGGTGAGGCTGTTGCAGAGGCAATTTTACTTGAGCGCGAAAAAGATGGCTCAGAAAAGGCGAACGATTCTCCTGCTGTAGAGTTTGGTTTTACTCCAGGTGATTGGCGGGAAACGGGTTCAGGAGCAGCAGTTACGCCGCAGTGGGGTAAAGTCAACCCATTTGGTGGATGGCAAACGAGCCAAATTAATGATTTTCTGCCGACGACAGCGTTGAATGTTAGCAAGTTTAGTAATTACTCAGAATTGCTACCAGGCCGGGATTACGCAGGTCAAATTAAAGAAGTGCAGCGACTTGGCGAAGCTCATTCCTCAGAAAGGACGCGGGAGCAAACAGAAATCGCTTTCTTCTGGGCCAATGACGTTAACGGTACTTCCAAACCACCAGGTCAGCTTTACACTATCACCCAAATTGTGGCTAAGCAAGAAGGAACTGTGCAAAGCCTACTTGAAACAGCACGCCTGTTCGCGCTTGTTAGCATTGCTATGGCTGACGCCGCCATTGTTGCTTGGTATGTGAAGTATTTGTTCCCTCAAGAAAATGACGAGAACAATTTGATTCGCCTCTGGCGACCAGAAACGGCGATCCGTGAGGCTGATACCGACAACAACCCTGATACAACACCTGACCGCCACTGGCAACCGCTCTCAGCAATGACTGATGGCACGCGTTTCTCACCAGCTTTCCCTGCCTATATCTCCGGTCACGCCACTTTTGGCGCAGCCCATGCAGCAATGATGCGGCTTTTCTTTGCAAGAGATTCTATCTCTTTCACCGCAACGACCGAAGATCCAAACGCCTTACGCGATGAGAACGGAGTTAAACTTACCCGTACTTTTACAAGCTTTACAGAAGCCGCACGGGAGAACGGTCGAAGCCGGGTTTATCTTGGTGTTCACTACCAATGGGATGCCGAGGGTGGCTTTGAGTCAGGAACTAAAGTTGGTGAATTCGCTTTCAACAGATTAAGTGATTCAAGCTCAGGACAACAACGTCAGTCAAGGTAA
- a CDS encoding TMEM165/GDT1 family protein: MLSAFTAGLLLITVSELGDKTFFIAAIMSMKHSRRLVFAGAIAALAAMTILSVAVGQAVSLLPKSFIHHAEIALLFGFGVKLLYDGYRMPASTCSTEVVEEAKTAVEVADTLSPKKNNYLGVILQTFVLTFMAEWGDRTQIATIALASGNNPIGVTTGAILGHAICAAIAVIGGRMIAGRISERTVTLVGGFLFLLFGVLAAVEGK; this comes from the coding sequence GTGTTGTCAGCTTTTACAGCAGGTTTGTTATTAATTACGGTTTCTGAGTTAGGCGATAAAACATTTTTCATCGCTGCGATCATGTCGATGAAGCACTCACGGCGTTTGGTTTTTGCAGGTGCGATCGCTGCTTTAGCTGCAATGACGATACTTTCTGTAGCAGTGGGACAAGCCGTTTCGTTACTCCCAAAAAGTTTTATTCATCACGCTGAAATAGCACTGCTTTTTGGTTTTGGGGTCAAACTACTGTACGATGGATACCGTATGCCAGCAAGTACTTGTAGTACAGAAGTTGTTGAAGAAGCAAAAACCGCAGTGGAAGTTGCTGATACGCTATCGCCGAAAAAGAACAATTACTTAGGAGTCATACTACAAACTTTTGTGCTGACGTTTATGGCAGAGTGGGGCGATCGCACTCAAATTGCCACCATAGCACTAGCATCCGGGAATAATCCAATAGGGGTGACAACAGGTGCAATTTTGGGACACGCTATTTGTGCAGCCATTGCTGTCATTGGTGGAAGAATGATTGCTGGGCGAATTTCTGAGCGCACTGTCACCTTGGTTGGTGGATTTTTATTTCTTTTATTTGGTGTATTAGCCGCAGTTGAAGGGAAGTGA
- a CDS encoding S1 family peptidase, translated as MGFNSSLSATLIGISMVIVQTQVAAAPSPIEIDEIAQAITVLIDAGNLGSGSGVMIKKQGDVYSVVTTAHVLERPKLKYEIVTPDHQRYVLDYKTVKKLPAVDLAILQFTSTTNYRVAKFGNSDSIQRNAKVYVAGFPGRTPTIQRPIYNFMAGKVIANALRSQPVSDSGYNLVYDNSTLPGMSGGPVLNDQGEVIGIHGRGEIFNYETPKINPQVAFVYTGRSLGIPIKTFLQLTGRGETSAIRLLPEIPIAVFP; from the coding sequence ATGGGGTTCAATTCTAGCTTGTCAGCAACACTAATTGGAATATCGATGGTTATTGTGCAGACGCAAGTTGCTGCAGCACCCTCTCCAATAGAAATTGATGAAATAGCACAAGCAATTACTGTACTGATTGACGCTGGAAATTTGGGTTCGGGTTCGGGAGTGATGATTAAGAAACAAGGTGATGTTTACTCTGTTGTCACCACCGCCCACGTACTCGAACGTCCCAAACTTAAATATGAGATTGTGACTCCCGATCATCAGAGGTATGTGCTTGATTACAAAACGGTTAAAAAGTTGCCTGCGGTAGATTTGGCAATTTTACAATTTACTAGCACAACAAATTATAGAGTTGCAAAGTTTGGTAATTCGGATAGTATCCAACGAAATGCTAAAGTTTATGTTGCTGGGTTTCCCGGACGTACACCTACAATTCAACGTCCAATTTATAACTTTATGGCTGGAAAAGTGATTGCAAATGCTTTGCGATCGCAACCCGTATCTGATAGCGGCTATAATTTGGTTTATGATAATTCAACTCTACCAGGAATGAGTGGTGGTCCGGTATTGAATGACCAAGGTGAGGTCATTGGAATTCACGGTAGAGGAGAAATTTTTAACTATGAGACTCCGAAGATAAATCCTCAAGTCGCGTTTGTGTATACAGGTAGGAGTTTGGGTATTCCAATTAAAACATTTTTGCAATTAACAGGTAGGGGTGAAACAAGCGCAATCCGACTTTTGCCTGAAATTCCAATTGCGGTTTTTCCTTAG
- a CDS encoding EF-hand domain-containing protein, with protein MLSQYHRKKLLHHFYCLDADNSGFIGKEDAEIFASRFTKIRNAELGSEIHKDLLFKWLQIWENFWSKADLDKDGKVSPEEFCQGIEQAVSNPDYNDPLIEAVFDIVDLDSDGHISQQEHRLFFSVFDLDAEKSDFVFSKLDIDKDGILSKKEFVSAKREFLTEKEPGAVGNWFWGSME; from the coding sequence TTGTTAAGTCAATATCATCGAAAAAAATTACTACATCACTTTTACTGTCTGGATGCCGATAATTCAGGCTTCATTGGGAAAGAAGATGCTGAGATTTTTGCCTCTAGGTTCACCAAGATCCGTAACGCAGAGCTTGGTTCAGAGATTCACAAAGATTTGTTGTTTAAGTGGCTTCAAATTTGGGAGAATTTTTGGTCTAAAGCGGATTTGGATAAAGATGGTAAGGTAAGTCCCGAAGAATTTTGTCAGGGTATAGAGCAAGCGGTTTCAAATCCAGATTACAATGACCCTTTAATAGAGGCTGTGTTTGACATTGTTGATTTAGACAGTGATGGTCACATATCACAACAAGAGCATCGACTCTTCTTCAGTGTGTTTGACCTAGATGCTGAAAAATCAGATTTTGTCTTCTCCAAGCTTGATATCGATAAGGACGGCATCCTCTCTAAAAAAGAGTTTGTTTCTGCTAAAAGAGAATTTCTAACTGAAAAGGAACCCGGTGCTGTAGGCAACTGGTTTTGGGGTTCTATGGAGTAA
- a CDS encoding AIPR family protein yields the protein MHKIVKSHLKTFVEEYELHSYKEDKQFEYFVNFCLASKSFSGRINPKDITTYEDDAGIDGIFFLIDGDLVVTLEDANVIFSGHRRNLEVEVVFTQIKTSEGFEKKEIANFSDGVFDFLSDTPALPQGEFIKESKEIFDLIVENVNKIKEGKPRSSMYYCTSGVWEEKKELEGIFSNAKRKIEKSGYFRDVFVSPIDRDKLIKIWTVTQQPVEATVKVKGYIPFEKIRDVSEAYLAIIPAKNFVESVLLGEDDRIRAGIFDENVRSFLGEDNDVNSKIIKTLKSDDIRDRFAILNNGVTVVSPDVRVQSDSISMYNYQIVNGCQTSHVLFRNRQLLDENTMLTVKVIEAEHPDVVNQIVEATNNQSYVADEKFLSLKDKAKSVEVYFNTCNEEVDNDSRIYFERREKQYAGLGVQDAKIFDIRTVARAFAAMFLDIPHTSASYPTQIFTQSESRLFADDQHEITYYCSTLALYKFNSLFNSKKLPGDFGKYKWHTLMLLKYVINKNEKLHPMNSKKIEKYCERIIDRLKAPNKDCLKYYKECEDIITKAGLVTKDRLKRSLYTNELKQLI from the coding sequence ATGCACAAAATTGTTAAATCTCATTTAAAAACATTCGTTGAAGAGTATGAACTCCACAGCTATAAGGAGGATAAACAGTTTGAATATTTCGTCAATTTTTGTCTTGCATCCAAATCTTTTTCTGGCAGAATTAACCCTAAAGATATTACGACATATGAAGATGATGCTGGCATTGATGGCATCTTTTTCTTGATTGATGGTGATTTAGTTGTCACATTAGAAGATGCTAATGTAATTTTTTCAGGTCATAGGAGGAATTTAGAAGTAGAGGTAGTTTTTACTCAGATTAAGACTTCAGAGGGTTTTGAAAAGAAGGAAATAGCAAACTTTAGTGATGGTGTTTTTGATTTTCTTTCAGATACACCAGCTTTACCTCAAGGTGAATTTATTAAAGAATCAAAAGAAATTTTTGATTTGATAGTTGAAAATGTTAATAAGATTAAAGAAGGTAAGCCAAGATCTTCAATGTATTATTGCACTAGTGGAGTATGGGAAGAAAAAAAAGAATTGGAAGGTATTTTTTCTAATGCAAAGAGAAAAATAGAAAAGAGCGGCTATTTTAGAGATGTATTTGTATCGCCTATAGATAGAGATAAATTAATAAAAATATGGACAGTTACACAGCAACCTGTTGAAGCTACAGTAAAGGTTAAAGGTTATATACCATTTGAAAAAATTAGAGATGTAAGTGAAGCATATCTTGCAATTATTCCTGCTAAAAATTTTGTGGAATCTGTTTTGCTGGGTGAAGATGACCGTATTCGTGCTGGAATCTTTGATGAAAATGTTCGCTCATTTCTTGGCGAAGACAACGATGTAAACTCTAAAATTATCAAAACTTTAAAATCAGATGATATTAGAGATAGATTCGCCATTTTAAATAATGGAGTTACAGTTGTATCTCCTGATGTAAGAGTGCAAAGTGATTCGATTAGTATGTACAACTATCAGATAGTCAATGGATGTCAAACAAGCCATGTTCTATTTAGAAATAGACAATTGCTTGATGAAAATACTATGTTAACTGTCAAAGTAATTGAAGCGGAACATCCTGATGTAGTCAATCAGATAGTAGAAGCAACAAATAACCAAAGTTATGTAGCTGATGAAAAATTTCTATCCTTAAAAGATAAAGCCAAAAGTGTAGAGGTTTATTTCAATACTTGCAATGAAGAAGTTGATAACGATTCTAGAATTTATTTTGAAAGGAGAGAAAAACAATATGCTGGTTTAGGAGTTCAAGATGCAAAAATTTTTGATATAAGAACTGTAGCTAGAGCTTTTGCTGCAATGTTTCTAGATATTCCGCATACTTCAGCAAGCTATCCTACACAGATTTTTACTCAATCTGAAAGTAGACTTTTTGCTGACGATCAACATGAGATAACCTACTACTGTTCAACTTTAGCTTTATACAAATTTAATTCTTTATTTAATAGTAAAAAGTTGCCAGGTGATTTTGGCAAGTATAAATGGCATACCCTAATGCTTCTAAAATATGTTATTAACAAAAATGAGAAACTTCACCCAATGAATTCAAAGAAAATAGAAAAGTATTGTGAACGAATAATTGATAGACTAAAAGCACCAAACAAAGATTGTTTAAAGTATTACAAAGAATGTGAGGATATTATCACTAAAGCAGGTCTTGTAACTAAAGATAGACTCAAAAGAAGTTTGTATACAAATGAGCTAAAGCAGTTAATTTAA
- a CDS encoding tetratricopeptide repeat protein, with product MSQSRNRWMVNAVLLLAVLAFVGVSMIPLFSVFNDTQPSTQESGSNRNSSASSDQKSKLQDAARGYEQVLQREPNNETALRGLIETRLQLIRLGGSDIKEVIEPLERLAKQKPEQTRYAVLLAQAKQQIGDREGAAQTYRSVLENKPGDLDALQGMVALLLDQKRPEAAIGLLQDTLNTAAQANKIQPGSVDTVAVQVLLGNVYDSQKKYAQALNVYDRAIKNDKQDFRPVLAKAMLLKEQGKTEEAKLLFTRAAALAPAQYKDEINKEAAAVSGSRE from the coding sequence GTGTCTCAATCTCGCAATCGCTGGATGGTTAATGCAGTTTTGCTACTCGCAGTTCTTGCTTTTGTTGGAGTGTCAATGATTCCTTTGTTTTCAGTATTCAACGACACGCAGCCTTCAACGCAAGAATCTGGCAGCAACAGAAACAGTTCGGCATCCTCAGACCAAAAATCTAAACTGCAAGACGCTGCAAGGGGTTACGAACAAGTTTTGCAACGAGAACCAAACAACGAAACAGCACTGCGAGGCTTAATTGAAACCCGTTTACAGCTGATACGTTTAGGTGGGAGTGATATTAAAGAGGTAATTGAACCTCTAGAAAGATTAGCCAAGCAGAAGCCGGAGCAAACACGATATGCAGTGCTGCTTGCTCAAGCGAAACAACAAATTGGAGATAGAGAAGGCGCAGCTCAAACTTATCGCTCGGTTTTGGAAAATAAACCGGGCGACTTAGATGCATTGCAAGGTATGGTAGCACTTCTGTTAGACCAAAAACGACCCGAGGCAGCTATTGGTTTGCTACAAGATACACTCAATACTGCTGCTCAGGCAAATAAAATTCAGCCGGGAAGTGTGGATACAGTTGCGGTACAAGTACTTTTGGGTAATGTTTATGACTCTCAGAAGAAATATGCTCAAGCCCTAAATGTTTACGATCGCGCAATTAAAAACGACAAGCAAGATTTTCGTCCTGTCTTAGCAAAAGCAATGCTTTTAAAGGAACAAGGCAAAACAGAAGAGGCAAAACTTTTATTTACTAGGGCTGCGGCTTTAGCACCAGCTCAGTATAAAGATGAAATTAACAAGGAAGCAGCAGCAGTATCAGGGAGTAGGGAGTAG
- the gntT gene encoding guanitoxin biosynthesis MATE family efflux transporter GntT, with the protein MENNASQSIDQTLSSQDDLLPRFFQLALANVVSNIMVPLANTLSVAFLGHLSEIHHLAGVALAGNLTSLVFLLLISLRMSTTGLTAQAVGRDDQEAILLVGLRNGLIALVLGVAIVSLKYPLQELGFTLLNATPQVKASAIAYFNAQIWGAPAVLLNFVLIGWFLGQEKSGLVVLLSVVGNVANIALDYLLIIRWGWESMGAGVSYTTSQYLSLLVGLIVFCLEIEWQDLRAVAGEIWDTSAIISSFTLNGNIFVSNFIFLLVILIFNYESAALGTITYAENALILQIFFLSSYFTEGLGFGTETLSGNFQGKGESEQLKALVRISVGTSLLVGLIFAGVCVLFPQTVFKLLTNHTEITEQIDIYVFWLLPVLGFSSVAFMLDGYFLGLAEGHTLRNVTLASFAVGFLPADVAAFSFHTNSNHILWLALSLFLVVRLVLFGVQLPRTFKSDIPYPQLSQPVILEINE; encoded by the coding sequence ATGGAAAACAACGCAAGTCAATCGATAGATCAGACACTCTCAAGCCAGGATGACCTCCTGCCTCGCTTCTTCCAACTGGCTCTAGCCAATGTTGTTTCCAACATCATGGTACCACTGGCGAATACCCTGAGCGTGGCTTTCTTGGGTCATTTGTCAGAAATCCATCATCTAGCAGGGGTTGCCCTAGCAGGAAACCTCACTAGCTTAGTCTTCCTGCTTTTAATCTCTTTACGAATGAGTACCACTGGGCTGACTGCTCAAGCAGTAGGACGAGATGACCAGGAGGCAATACTACTGGTAGGATTGCGTAATGGCTTAATTGCTCTGGTGCTGGGTGTTGCCATCGTCAGCTTAAAGTACCCTTTGCAAGAACTAGGCTTTACCCTGCTGAATGCCACCCCACAGGTCAAAGCTTCAGCAATTGCCTACTTCAACGCCCAAATTTGGGGAGCGCCTGCTGTTTTGCTCAACTTTGTCCTGATTGGTTGGTTTCTAGGACAGGAAAAAAGTGGTTTAGTTGTGCTGTTGTCCGTGGTTGGTAATGTTGCCAATATCGCACTCGACTACTTGTTGATTATTCGGTGGGGTTGGGAAAGTATGGGGGCTGGAGTGTCTTATACTACCAGCCAGTATCTGAGCTTATTGGTGGGATTGATTGTTTTCTGCTTGGAAATCGAGTGGCAAGATTTACGAGCCGTAGCTGGAGAAATTTGGGACACCTCAGCTATAATCTCCAGTTTCACCCTAAATGGAAACATTTTTGTCAGCAATTTTATTTTTCTCTTAGTTATCCTAATATTCAACTACGAGAGTGCAGCACTGGGGACAATTACTTATGCAGAAAATGCCCTGATATTACAGATATTCTTCCTGAGTAGCTATTTCACAGAAGGACTGGGATTTGGTACGGAAACCTTGAGTGGAAACTTTCAAGGAAAAGGAGAATCCGAACAGCTAAAAGCCCTAGTTAGGATTTCTGTAGGAACCAGCTTGCTAGTGGGACTCATTTTCGCTGGTGTGTGTGTGCTATTTCCTCAAACTGTATTTAAGCTATTAACCAATCACACCGAAATCACTGAACAAATTGATATTTATGTTTTTTGGTTACTACCCGTCCTAGGATTTAGTTCTGTTGCTTTCATGCTGGATGGCTACTTCTTGGGCTTAGCGGAAGGGCATACCCTTCGCAATGTTACCTTAGCCTCCTTTGCTGTAGGATTTCTCCCTGCGGATGTCGCCGCCTTTTCTTTTCATACTAACAGTAACCACATCTTGTGGTTGGCTTTGTCTTTGTTCTTAGTAGTTCGGCTAGTGCTGTTTGGGGTACAGCTACCTAGGACATTTAAATCGGACATTCCGTATCCACAACTGTCACAACCCGTTATTCTGGAAATAAACGAATAA